The Actinocatenispora sera genome has a window encoding:
- a CDS encoding response regulator, which translates to MITVFLLDDHEVVRTGLRGLLENDGQISVVGESGSAVQAIARIPALRPDVAILDARLPDGSGIDVCREVRSVDPSIQVLILTSYEDDEALFAAIMAGAAGYVLKQIRGTDLVEAVRQVATGHSLLDPAVTERVLERIRRGTANEPDELRHLTDQERRILTHMAEGGTNRDIAQAMHLSEKTVKNYVSSILAKLGLHRRTEAAVLATRLLGRTRG; encoded by the coding sequence ATGATCACGGTGTTCCTGCTCGACGACCACGAGGTGGTCCGGACGGGGCTGCGCGGCCTGCTCGAGAACGACGGACAGATCAGCGTCGTCGGCGAGTCCGGCTCCGCGGTCCAGGCGATCGCCCGGATCCCTGCCCTGCGGCCGGATGTCGCGATCCTGGACGCGCGGTTGCCGGACGGCTCGGGCATCGACGTCTGCCGCGAGGTGCGCTCGGTCGACCCGTCGATCCAGGTGTTGATCCTGACCTCGTACGAGGACGACGAGGCGCTGTTCGCCGCGATCATGGCCGGCGCCGCCGGGTACGTGCTCAAACAGATCCGCGGCACCGACCTGGTGGAGGCGGTACGCCAGGTCGCCACCGGGCACTCGCTGCTGGACCCGGCGGTCACCGAACGGGTCCTCGAGCGCATCCGCCGCGGCACCGCCAACGAACCCGACGAGTTGCGACACCTCACCGACCAGGAGCGCCGCATCCTCACCCACATGGCCGAGGGCGGCACCAACCGGGACATCGCCCAGGCGATGCACCTGTCGGAGAAGACCGTCAAGAACTACGTGTCGAGCATCCTGGCCAAGCTGGGCCTGCACCGGCGCACCGAGGCCGCGGTCCTCGCCACCCGGCTGCTCGGCCGCACGCGCGGTTGA
- a CDS encoding MFS transporter — MTAGDGTARIAVLFGATLGLSGADTATISATTDDIERAFGVGNAEVGLLVSVVTLLGALFAIPVGVVADRFRRTRLLAASVACWAVALVLSGSAQSYWWMLVARSLLGVVTAAAGPLIASLVGDYVPGYRRGRVYGVILSGELIGTGCGFVVSGEIAGLASWRLAMLWLVPVGALLAWLIHRLPEPARSGPTRIADRSGRDPMPRMLAERGIRPVERMVLHDDPAKRSLWWAIGYVLRVRTNVVIIVASALGYFFFAAIRSFAIVYAMRQYSIAKPVASLLVVVIGAGAVAGVLAGGRLTDRLLRRGHPRVRVAAPAVCLLVLTPVLAAAIASTDVLLAVPLLAIGTGILAAANPPFDAARLDIMHPRLWGRAEAVRTALRSIAETSAPVGLGLVADALSTVPQGWTYSVLLFMTPLPVAGLIALLGLRTYLRDVATALASVRETSPGNGG; from the coding sequence ATGACGGCCGGCGACGGTACCGCGCGCATCGCCGTGCTGTTCGGCGCGACGCTGGGGCTCAGCGGCGCCGACACGGCGACGATCTCGGCGACCACCGACGACATCGAACGCGCGTTCGGTGTCGGCAACGCCGAGGTCGGCCTGCTGGTGTCGGTCGTGACCCTGCTGGGTGCGCTGTTCGCCATCCCGGTCGGCGTGGTCGCCGACCGGTTCCGGCGTACCCGGCTGCTCGCGGCCAGCGTCGCCTGCTGGGCGGTGGCCCTGGTGCTGTCCGGCAGCGCCCAGTCGTACTGGTGGATGCTGGTGGCCCGGTCGCTGCTGGGCGTGGTGACCGCCGCGGCGGGGCCGCTGATCGCGTCGCTGGTGGGCGACTACGTGCCGGGGTATCGCCGGGGCCGGGTCTACGGCGTGATCCTCAGCGGTGAACTGATCGGGACCGGATGCGGGTTCGTGGTGTCCGGCGAGATCGCCGGACTGGCCTCCTGGCGCCTCGCCATGCTCTGGCTGGTACCGGTCGGGGCGCTGCTCGCGTGGTTGATCCACCGGCTGCCCGAGCCGGCCCGCAGCGGGCCCACCCGGATCGCGGACCGGTCCGGCCGGGACCCGATGCCGAGGATGCTCGCCGAGCGTGGCATCCGTCCGGTCGAGCGGATGGTGTTGCACGACGACCCCGCGAAGCGCTCGCTGTGGTGGGCGATCGGCTACGTGCTGCGGGTGCGCACCAACGTGGTGATCATCGTCGCGTCCGCGCTGGGGTACTTCTTCTTCGCCGCGATCCGGTCCTTCGCGATCGTCTACGCGATGCGGCAGTACTCGATCGCCAAGCCGGTCGCGAGCCTGCTGGTCGTGGTGATCGGCGCCGGTGCGGTGGCCGGCGTGCTGGCGGGCGGCCGGCTGACCGATCGGCTGCTGCGGCGCGGCCACCCGCGCGTGCGCGTCGCCGCACCGGCGGTGTGCCTGCTCGTCCTCACCCCGGTGCTGGCCGCGGCCATCGCGTCGACCGACGTGCTGCTGGCAGTGCCGCTGCTCGCGATCGGGACCGGCATCCTCGCCGCCGCGAACCCGCCGTTCGACGCCGCTCGGCTCGACATCATGCATCCGCGGCTGTGGGGGAGGGCGGAGGCGGTACGTACCGCGCTTCGCTCGATCGCCGAGACCAGCGCGCCGGTCGGGCTGGGCCTGGTCGCCGATGCGCTGAGCACCGTGCCGCAGGGCTGGACGTACTCGGTGTTGCTGTTCATGACGCCGCTGCCGGTCGCCGGGCTCATCGCCCTGCTCGGCCTGCGTACCTACCTGCGCGACGTGGCCACCGCCCTCGCCTCGGTACGGGAAACCTCGCCCGGAAACGGCGGGTGA
- a CDS encoding DUF47 domain-containing protein, which yields MSRHSRLARRAHRLVEDLTGRSGRRLLSLLGDQLTHTADGAELVERLASGEVTPAAAHERIRDIEHRGDDARATLIEELSQVLATPVDPEDLFRVSRCIDDVLDNLRDFVREVDLYQPDELAFAVEPIRTLREGLTGFSTGLGSLDGARRGDPEATLPARRAANGLRRQYQEGLAELFRRPVDPEALKRRELLRRLDVIGLRLGEAAAFADALLKRNH from the coding sequence ATGAGCCGGCACTCTCGGCTGGCCCGGCGGGCGCACCGGCTGGTCGAGGACCTGACCGGGCGGTCCGGGCGCCGGCTGCTGAGCCTGCTCGGCGACCAGCTCACCCACACCGCCGACGGCGCCGAGCTGGTCGAGAGGCTCGCGTCGGGCGAGGTCACGCCGGCCGCCGCGCACGAGCGGATCCGGGACATCGAGCACCGCGGCGACGACGCCCGCGCGACCCTGATCGAGGAACTCAGTCAGGTCCTCGCGACGCCGGTGGATCCCGAGGACCTGTTCCGCGTCTCTCGCTGCATCGACGACGTGCTGGACAACCTGCGCGACTTCGTCCGGGAGGTCGACCTGTACCAGCCGGACGAGCTGGCGTTCGCGGTGGAACCGATCCGTACCCTGCGGGAGGGCCTGACCGGCTTCTCCACCGGCCTGGGCAGCCTGGACGGCGCACGGCGCGGCGACCCCGAGGCGACCCTGCCGGCACGGCGGGCGGCGAACGGGCTGCGCCGGCAGTACCAGGAGGGGCTGGCCGAGCTGTTCCGCCGCCCGGTCGACCCGGAGGCGCTGAAACGACGCGAGCTGCTGCGCCGGCTCGACGTCATCGGGCTGCGGCTCGGCGAGGCCGCCGCCTTCGCCGACGCCCTGCTCAAACGCAACCACTGA
- a CDS encoding SDR family oxidoreductase: MSTQQTPPQQQDYPGTTAEMQPPPDDQMRDYQGRELLSGRRALITGGDSGIGRAVAVAFAKEGADVAISYLTEHGDAEQTRALVEQEGRRCVLLPGDMADPAHCADVVDGTVSALGGLEILVNNVAYQSPADSLTDIDTEQWDRTVAVNLGSFFHTTKAALRHLPDGGAIINTSSINGLRGNKTLIDYSATKGAILAFTYSMAQSLTERRIRVNCVAPGPVWTPLIPATLSADHVEKFGESVPMERAAHPDEIAPSYVFFASDQLSSYYTGEVLAPIGGETLPG; this comes from the coding sequence ATGAGCACGCAGCAAACGCCGCCACAGCAACAGGACTACCCGGGTACCACCGCCGAGATGCAGCCGCCGCCGGACGACCAGATGCGCGACTACCAAGGACGGGAGCTGCTGTCCGGGCGGCGGGCGCTGATCACCGGGGGAGATTCCGGAATCGGCCGCGCGGTCGCGGTGGCGTTCGCCAAGGAGGGCGCCGACGTCGCCATCTCGTACCTGACGGAGCACGGCGACGCCGAGCAGACCCGGGCGCTGGTCGAGCAGGAGGGTCGGCGGTGCGTACTGCTGCCGGGCGACATGGCCGATCCGGCGCACTGCGCGGACGTGGTCGACGGCACGGTGTCGGCCCTGGGCGGGCTGGAGATCCTCGTCAACAACGTCGCGTACCAGTCACCGGCCGACTCGCTCACCGACATCGACACCGAGCAGTGGGACCGCACCGTGGCGGTCAACCTCGGGTCGTTCTTCCACACCACGAAGGCGGCGCTGCGGCACCTGCCGGACGGTGGGGCGATCATCAACACCTCGTCGATCAACGGGCTGCGGGGAAACAAGACGCTGATCGACTACTCCGCCACCAAGGGCGCCATCCTCGCCTTCACCTACTCGATGGCGCAGTCGCTGACCGAGCGGCGGATCAGGGTCAACTGCGTCGCACCCGGCCCGGTGTGGACACCGCTGATTCCGGCCACACTGTCGGCCGACCACGTCGAGAAGTTCGGCGAGAGCGTACCGATGGAGCGGGCCGCGCATCCCGACGAGATCGCGCCGTCGTACGTGTTCTTCGCCAGCGACCAACTCTCCTCGTACTACACCGGCGAGGTGCTCGCACCCATCGGCGGCGAGACGTTGCCCGGCTGA
- a CDS encoding zinc-dependent alcohol dehydrogenase: MKALAWHGTRDVRIDEVPEPTIQEPTDAVVRVTTTAICGSDLHLYEVLGAFLSEGDVLGHEAMGIVDQVGSAVHHIAPGDRVVIPFNISCGHCWMCQRGLYAQCETTQVREQGSGAALFGYTKLYGQVPGGQAELVRVPQAQFGPIKLPAEGPDERYVFLSDVLPTAWQAVEYAAIPDGGSVTVLGLGPIGQLCVRIARHHGASVIGVDPVPERRAMAQRYGAEVVDLGDGSGVADAIRERTDGRGTDSVIDAVGMEAHGSPAGKLAQRVAAVLPDVAGRKLMKTAGVDRLAALYLAIDAVRRGGTISLSGVYGGAVDPLPMLTLFDKGVRLAMGQAHVRQWTDTLLPLVTDDADPLGVLDLATHRLPLSEAPEAYEMFQHKRDGAIKVLLTP, translated from the coding sequence GTGAAGGCGCTGGCCTGGCACGGCACCAGGGACGTACGGATCGACGAGGTGCCCGAACCCACCATCCAGGAACCCACCGATGCGGTCGTGCGGGTCACCACGACCGCGATCTGCGGCTCCGACCTGCACCTGTACGAGGTACTCGGCGCCTTCCTGAGCGAGGGCGACGTGCTCGGGCACGAGGCGATGGGCATCGTGGACCAGGTCGGCAGCGCGGTGCACCACATCGCGCCCGGCGATCGGGTCGTGATTCCCTTCAACATCTCCTGCGGACACTGCTGGATGTGCCAGCGCGGGCTGTACGCGCAGTGCGAGACCACCCAGGTCCGCGAGCAGGGGTCCGGCGCCGCCCTGTTCGGCTACACGAAGCTGTACGGGCAGGTACCGGGCGGGCAGGCCGAACTGGTGCGCGTCCCGCAGGCGCAGTTCGGGCCGATCAAGCTGCCCGCCGAGGGGCCGGACGAACGGTACGTGTTCCTGTCCGACGTGCTGCCCACGGCGTGGCAGGCGGTGGAGTACGCGGCGATCCCGGACGGCGGCAGCGTCACCGTACTGGGGTTGGGCCCGATCGGGCAGCTGTGCGTCCGGATCGCCCGCCACCACGGTGCGTCGGTGATCGGCGTGGATCCGGTACCGGAACGGCGGGCGATGGCGCAGCGCTACGGCGCGGAGGTCGTCGATCTGGGCGACGGATCCGGGGTGGCCGACGCGATCCGGGAGCGTACCGACGGCCGGGGGACCGACTCGGTGATCGACGCGGTCGGCATGGAGGCGCACGGCTCGCCAGCCGGCAAGCTCGCCCAGCGGGTCGCCGCGGTGTTGCCGGACGTGGCCGGCCGCAAGCTGATGAAGACCGCCGGGGTCGACCGGCTCGCCGCGCTCTACCTCGCGATCGACGCGGTGCGCCGCGGCGGCACCATCTCGCTGTCCGGCGTGTACGGCGGTGCCGTCGACCCGCTGCCGATGCTGACCCTGTTCGACAAGGGGGTGCGGCTGGCGATGGGGCAGGCGCACGTCCGGCAGTGGACCGACACGCTGCTGCCGCTGGTGACCGACGACGCGGATCCGTTGGGGGTGCTGGATCTCGCCACCCACCGGCTGCCACTGTCCGAGGCGCCCGAGGCGTACGAGATGTTCCAGCACAAGCGCGACGGCGCCATCAAGGTCCTGCTCACCCCGTGA
- a CDS encoding universal stress protein: MTGTTSGTGRIVVGVDGSEPAQRALRWALRQAQLTGARVQAVTAWEVPLYYGMSPTLDVDLSEQTRKILHDAVAEAVEDTRVDVEIEQHAVHNDPARTLINAAIGAELLVVGTRGHGGFTGALMGSVAQKCTHFAACPIVVVPSERK; encoded by the coding sequence ATGACCGGCACGACATCGGGCACCGGGCGCATCGTGGTGGGAGTCGACGGCTCGGAACCCGCGCAGCGGGCGCTGCGGTGGGCGCTGCGGCAGGCCCAGCTGACCGGAGCGCGGGTGCAGGCCGTCACGGCCTGGGAAGTGCCGCTGTACTACGGCATGTCGCCCACCCTCGACGTGGATCTGTCCGAGCAGACCCGCAAGATCCTCCACGACGCGGTCGCCGAGGCGGTCGAGGACACCCGTGTCGACGTGGAGATCGAACAGCATGCGGTGCACAACGATCCGGCCCGTACGTTGATCAACGCGGCGATCGGCGCCGAGCTGCTGGTGGTGGGTACCCGGGGGCACGGTGGTTTCACCGGGGCGCTGATGGGTTCGGTGGCGCAGAAGTGCACCCACTTCGCCGCGTGCCCGATCGTGGTCGTGCCGTCCGAACGGAAGTAG
- a CDS encoding DUF2795 domain-containing protein codes for MPIDPQPGSSTNSPRRDDELAAETSGYTQGGGGAPRVEEWREPGPAGEDQPAPGELDESAGVGGSPPGMDAGDVAGRSELARYVSPSAFPGDRAALVASARDNNAPDAIVGQLDGLPEGRRYVNVSAVWEALGHGVEADDQRF; via the coding sequence ATGCCCATCGATCCGCAACCGGGCAGCAGCACCAACAGCCCGCGCCGGGACGACGAGCTCGCGGCCGAAACCTCCGGGTACACCCAGGGCGGCGGTGGCGCGCCGCGAGTCGAGGAATGGCGCGAGCCGGGGCCGGCCGGCGAGGATCAGCCGGCGCCGGGCGAACTCGACGAGTCCGCCGGCGTCGGTGGCAGCCCACCGGGCATGGACGCCGGGGACGTGGCCGGCCGCAGCGAGCTGGCCCGGTACGTGTCGCCGTCGGCGTTCCCGGGCGATCGGGCGGCGCTGGTGGCGTCGGCACGCGACAACAATGCACCGGACGCCATCGTCGGCCAGCTCGACGGACTGCCCGAGGGACGCCGGTACGTCAACGTCAGTGCGGTGTGGGAGGCGCTCGGGCACGGCGTCGAGGCCGACGATCAGCGCTTCTGA
- a CDS encoding inorganic phosphate transporter, whose product MPVLLLVLAALFAVVAGANDGSAIVAAGLRAPGPRPITQIALLLAALLLGPTLLFGTRVASTLAERLVPFGGGQQGVVLVAIVVSVGVVFTLARAGLPTSLTLALMGAITGAGLGAGLPVQLAVLGEVALAGLLAPVLAGALGFALTRGGLRMVGGWQATRRARRLHLAAYCLQCLAYSANGGQKMLAVFAIAAGTAGSAGWRFVLAAAGLFGLGLVAGVRRAAANLSQGILAVHLRHALVAEICSSVVVAGGGLAGIPLTMSQAVSGGLIGAGASESPSRIRWATALRLAGAWLVTLPASIAAAALGGVLVRWAG is encoded by the coding sequence GTGCCGGTCCTGCTGCTGGTGCTGGCCGCCCTGTTCGCCGTCGTGGCCGGGGCGAACGACGGCAGTGCCATCGTCGCCGCCGGCCTGCGCGCACCGGGACCGCGGCCGATCACGCAGATCGCGCTGCTGCTCGCGGCGTTGCTGCTCGGCCCCACCCTCCTGTTCGGTACCAGGGTGGCCAGCACGCTCGCCGAGCGGCTGGTGCCGTTCGGCGGTGGCCAGCAGGGCGTGGTCCTGGTCGCCATCGTGGTGTCGGTCGGTGTCGTCTTCACGCTGGCCCGGGCCGGCCTGCCGACGAGCCTCACGCTGGCGCTGATGGGCGCGATCACCGGGGCCGGCCTGGGCGCCGGGCTGCCGGTACAGCTTGCGGTCCTGGGTGAGGTCGCGCTCGCCGGCCTGCTGGCACCGGTGCTCGCCGGCGCCCTCGGCTTCGCACTGACCCGCGGCGGACTGCGGATGGTGGGCGGCTGGCAGGCGACGCGGCGCGCGCGGCGGCTGCACCTCGCGGCGTACTGCCTGCAGTGCCTGGCCTACTCCGCCAACGGCGGGCAGAAGATGCTGGCGGTCTTCGCGATCGCCGCCGGTACGGCCGGCTCGGCCGGCTGGCGTTTCGTGCTCGCCGCGGCCGGCCTGTTCGGGCTGGGGCTCGTCGCGGGTGTGCGGCGCGCGGCGGCCAACCTCAGCCAGGGCATTCTGGCGGTGCACCTGCGGCACGCCCTGGTCGCCGAGATCTGCTCGTCGGTGGTCGTCGCGGGCGGTGGCCTGGCCGGGATACCGCTGACCATGAGCCAGGCGGTCAGCGGTGGCCTGATCGGCGCCGGTGCCAGCGAATCGCCGTCCCGGATCCGCTGGGCGACGGCGCTCCGCCTGGCCGGCGCGTGGCTGGTCACGTTGCCGGCGAGCATCGCGGCGGCGGCACTGGGCGGGGTGCTGGTGCGGTGGGCCGGATGA
- a CDS encoding universal stress protein has translation MYDSTVDNGTVVVGVDESPDSRTALCWAAQAAAADDRNLLICHVEQGFPGGDGEDAARLLTAALRSARRTLNADRVQVCLSRGDPALALARLAERARLLVLGGAPDPSRRGASQGGVALRTAITVRCPLVRVRADSGLPGPLRGQVVAAVDGSAAARSALEFAFAYADAHDLPLAAAHVTAESTDAYWFDERLLATHFATEPAALGFLEQETEPWRRRFPRVAVKLVVLGGSRLGALTMASQGARLLAIGRLERGPSRAPLGPIAYGLLRDAGCPVAVLPPTEAGRAVSVDTGVARGASDQPAAIVAAGS, from the coding sequence ATGTACGACTCCACTGTGGACAATGGCACCGTCGTGGTCGGTGTGGACGAGTCGCCGGACAGCCGTACCGCTCTCTGCTGGGCGGCGCAGGCGGCCGCGGCCGACGACCGGAACCTGTTGATCTGCCACGTGGAGCAGGGTTTTCCCGGCGGTGACGGCGAGGACGCGGCTCGGCTGCTGACCGCGGCGCTGCGGTCGGCGCGGCGGACGCTGAACGCCGACCGGGTACAGGTGTGCCTGAGCCGCGGCGATCCGGCGCTGGCGCTGGCGCGGCTGGCGGAGCGGGCGCGACTGCTGGTCCTGGGGGGCGCGCCCGATCCGTCCCGGCGGGGAGCGAGCCAGGGCGGGGTGGCGCTGCGTACGGCGATCACGGTGCGCTGCCCGCTGGTGCGGGTTCGTGCCGACTCAGGCCTGCCGGGGCCGTTGCGGGGGCAGGTCGTCGCGGCGGTGGACGGATCGGCTGCCGCCCGATCGGCGTTGGAGTTCGCGTTCGCCTACGCGGACGCGCACGACCTGCCGCTCGCCGCCGCGCACGTGACCGCGGAGTCGACGGACGCGTACTGGTTCGACGAGCGGCTGCTGGCAACGCACTTCGCGACCGAACCGGCAGCGCTGGGATTCCTGGAGCAGGAGACCGAACCGTGGCGGCGTCGATTCCCGCGGGTGGCGGTCAAGCTCGTGGTGCTGGGCGGATCCCGGCTGGGCGCGCTGACCATGGCCAGCCAGGGCGCCCGCCTGCTCGCGATCGGTCGCCTGGAACGGGGGCCGTCCCGTGCCCCGCTGGGCCCCATCGCGTACGGGCTGCTGCGCGATGCCGGGTGCCCGGTGGCCGTGCTGCCTCCGACCGAGGCCGGACGGGCCGTGTCGGTGGACACCGGCGTGGCGCGTGGCGCGTCCGACCAGCCGGCCGCGATCGTGGCCGCGGGCAGCTGA
- a CDS encoding ChaB family protein: MQELPLALQQSSRAARATWLSAHEAAIRRFGDGRRAYEFAREVLRRGFDRVGDHWEERRPGPMDEAPAGRSIERVTPHPTSRPGSPGRHRR, from the coding sequence ATGCAGGAGCTGCCCCTGGCGCTCCAGCAGTCGTCGCGGGCCGCCCGCGCGACCTGGCTGTCGGCACACGAGGCGGCCATCCGGCGCTTCGGTGACGGGAGGCGGGCCTACGAGTTCGCCCGGGAGGTTCTCCGGCGCGGGTTCGACCGGGTCGGTGATCACTGGGAGGAGCGGCGGCCCGGCCCCATGGACGAAGCGCCGGCCGGCCGGTCGATCGAACGGGTCACGCCCCACCCGACCTCGCGGCCCGGCTCGCCCGGCCGGCACCGCCGGTAG
- a CDS encoding GAF domain-containing sensor histidine kinase, whose product MAVDPTAPRGPGGRPGARSHSELGLRPLPQVRLDELLRELLDRVGEVTRSRERLRSLLDAVVSIGTDLDVHSTLTRIVESACWLTDARYGALGVIGADRTLIDFITQGIDGPTRAKIGDLPRGHGVLGLLIDNPEPIRLDDITQHERAYGFPPNHPPMHTFLGVPIRIRDHVFGNLYLSEKQGGGSFTDGDEQLVVALSVAAGAAIENAQLYELAGRRQRWLEASAEIINVLVGENIDEDSALRLIADRAREVSGADLALVLLGDEDEQCMTVRVVSGTDGEQLAGAQVPSASGELGRVTGGSVSALADLADAADWPTPLHTGPALLVPLSASGRTLGALAIATNDTHRPVEPPDMALMETFAGQAALALERARDQQQRQLFAILGDRERIARDLHDLVIQRLFAAGTQLATTDQLVIKPEVHKRINAVIDDLDATIRDIRGTIFQLRTPAEDDLRNQIRITVDQARPSLGFPAQLSLRGPVDTLVTGELRGCLLAVIRESLSNIARHAQASAVTVAVTVSADLLRVEVTDDGVGIDPTAVRRSGGLANMTERAQHHGGTFTWSGREPTGTILEWSVPL is encoded by the coding sequence ATGGCGGTCGATCCGACGGCTCCTCGCGGGCCCGGTGGGCGGCCCGGTGCGCGCAGCCATTCCGAGCTCGGCCTCCGGCCGTTGCCGCAGGTGCGCCTCGACGAGCTGCTGCGCGAGCTGCTCGACCGGGTGGGTGAGGTGACCCGCAGTCGCGAGCGGCTGCGGTCGTTGCTGGATGCGGTGGTGTCGATCGGTACCGACCTCGACGTGCACAGCACGCTGACCCGGATCGTGGAGTCCGCCTGCTGGCTGACCGACGCGCGGTACGGCGCGCTGGGCGTCATCGGCGCCGACCGCACGCTGATCGACTTCATCACCCAGGGCATCGACGGGCCGACCCGGGCCAAGATCGGTGACCTGCCCCGAGGACACGGGGTGCTGGGGCTGTTGATCGACAACCCCGAACCGATCCGGCTCGACGACATCACCCAACACGAGCGCGCGTACGGCTTCCCGCCGAACCACCCGCCGATGCACACCTTCCTCGGTGTGCCGATCCGCATCCGCGATCACGTGTTCGGCAACCTGTATCTGAGCGAGAAGCAGGGCGGCGGTTCGTTCACCGACGGCGACGAACAGCTGGTCGTGGCGCTATCGGTCGCCGCAGGCGCCGCCATCGAGAACGCCCAGCTCTACGAGCTGGCCGGGCGGCGGCAACGGTGGCTGGAGGCCTCGGCGGAGATCATCAACGTGTTGGTCGGCGAGAACATCGACGAGGACAGCGCGCTACGGCTGATCGCCGACCGGGCCCGCGAGGTGTCCGGCGCGGACCTCGCGCTGGTGCTGCTCGGTGACGAGGACGAGCAGTGCATGACCGTCCGGGTCGTCTCCGGCACCGACGGGGAGCAGCTGGCCGGGGCCCAGGTGCCCAGCGCCAGCGGCGAGCTGGGCCGGGTCACCGGCGGCTCGGTCAGCGCGCTGGCCGATCTCGCCGACGCCGCGGACTGGCCGACGCCGTTGCACACCGGCCCGGCCCTGCTGGTCCCGCTGTCGGCCAGTGGACGCACGCTCGGCGCCCTCGCCATCGCGACCAACGACACGCACCGTCCGGTGGAGCCACCGGACATGGCGCTGATGGAGACCTTCGCCGGTCAGGCCGCCCTCGCCCTGGAACGGGCCCGCGACCAGCAACAGCGTCAGCTGTTCGCCATCCTCGGCGATCGCGAACGCATCGCCCGCGACCTGCACGACCTGGTCATCCAACGGCTGTTCGCGGCCGGTACCCAGCTGGCCACCACCGACCAGCTCGTCATCAAACCCGAGGTGCACAAGCGCATCAACGCGGTCATCGACGATCTGGACGCGACCATCCGCGACATCCGCGGCACCATCTTCCAGCTGCGCACCCCGGCCGAGGACGACCTGCGCAACCAGATCCGCATCACGGTCGACCAGGCCCGGCCATCGCTGGGCTTTCCCGCCCAGCTGTCTCTCCGGGGCCCGGTCGACACCCTGGTCACCGGCGAGCTACGCGGCTGCCTGCTCGCCGTGATCCGCGAGTCGCTGTCCAACATCGCCCGGCACGCCCAGGCCAGCGCCGTCACCGTCGCAGTCACGGTGTCGGCCGACCTGCTCCGGGTGGAGGTCACCGACGACGGGGTCGGCATCGACCCGACCGCCGTGAGACGCTCCGGCGGGCTGGCGAACATGACCGAACGGGCGCAGCATCACGGCGGCACCTTCACCTGGTCCGGCCGGGAACCGACCGGGACGATCCTGGAGTGGTCCGTCCCGTTGTAG
- a CDS encoding Acg family FMN-binding oxidoreductase, which translates to MAAINFSDRAIRSRGYSADSPLGRAALAALRAPSLLNTQPWRWRVHDGSAELWADRSRQLTSIDPDGRLLILSCGIALHHAMVALTIIGHRPQVDVRPDATTPDLLAVVRAGAEQRPSFADQRAFQAMLARRTDRRPAPRDVCIPAYRLQQLRDAAERHGAHLHLLPHEQVPVLIVAATHAAAIETADPGVRGDLARWTHRPTGGGDGVTASSVVPQIPRRVPQREFLPNDDAGLDAGEGNDQTANYAILFSDGDEPADWLAAGQALSALLIAATEHRISVNPISNVVEVEPTRATLAGLLSQLGHPMIALRLSVAAATPPPPEPRRSPEEMIES; encoded by the coding sequence GTGGCAGCCATCAACTTCAGCGACCGAGCGATCCGTAGCCGCGGGTACAGCGCAGACAGTCCCCTGGGCCGTGCCGCGCTCGCCGCGTTGCGGGCTCCGTCGCTGCTCAACACCCAGCCGTGGCGCTGGCGGGTACACGACGGGTCGGCCGAACTGTGGGCCGATCGCTCGCGCCAGCTCACCAGCATCGACCCGGACGGGCGCCTGCTGATCCTCAGCTGCGGCATCGCGCTGCACCATGCCATGGTGGCGCTGACCATCATCGGGCACCGCCCGCAGGTCGATGTCCGGCCCGATGCGACCACACCGGACCTGCTGGCGGTCGTACGGGCCGGCGCCGAACAGCGGCCGAGCTTCGCCGATCAGCGCGCGTTCCAGGCGATGCTGGCCCGCCGCACCGACCGCCGGCCCGCCCCGCGCGACGTCTGCATTCCTGCCTACCGGCTGCAGCAGCTGCGGGACGCGGCCGAACGACACGGCGCGCACCTGCACCTGCTGCCTCACGAGCAGGTTCCCGTGCTGATCGTCGCCGCGACGCACGCCGCGGCGATCGAAACGGCCGATCCCGGCGTCCGCGGCGACCTCGCCCGCTGGACCCACCGGCCCACCGGTGGCGGAGACGGGGTCACCGCCAGCTCGGTCGTGCCGCAGATCCCCCGCCGGGTACCACAACGGGAGTTCCTACCCAATGACGACGCCGGTCTCGATGCCGGCGAAGGCAACGATCAGACCGCGAACTACGCGATCCTGTTCTCCGACGGCGACGAGCCGGCCGACTGGCTGGCGGCCGGGCAGGCGCTGTCGGCGCTGCTGATCGCCGCCACCGAGCACCGGATCTCGGTGAACCCGATCAGCAACGTGGTCGAGGTCGAGCCGACCCGCGCCACGCTGGCCGGGCTGCTGAGTCAGCTCGGGCATCCGATGATCGCGCTGCGGCTCAGCGTCGCGGCCGCGACTCCGCCACCGCCCGAACCGCGGCGCTCGCCGGAGGAGATGATCGAGAGCTGA